The following nucleotide sequence is from Phormidium ambiguum IAM M-71.
TACCAAGAAGAAGGCGCATTGCGCCGCACCACAGGCGGTACAGGCTTAGGACTAGCAATTTGCCGCCAAATCGTCACCGCTTGGGGCGGTCGAATTTGGGCTGAGTCCGCAGGCAAAGACCAAGGCAGTCAGTTTCATTTTACAGTGCCGATCGCAGAAGCAAATTAGAAGGCAGAAGGGAAGAAAGGCAGAGGGCAGAAGGCAGAGGGCAGAAGGGAAGAAAGGCAGAAGGCAGAGGGCAGAAGGCAGAAGGCAGAAGGGAAGAAAGGCAGAAGGCAGAGGGCAGAAGGCAGAAGGTAAAAATCTCTTTATCCCCTTGTCCCCTTGTCCCCTTATCCCCTTGTCTCCTTGTCCCCTTGTCCCCTTGTCCCCTTGTCCCCCAATCTCCCCTGCCCCCCTGCCCCCACCTCCCCAACCCAACCCAACCCTAAAGAACTGTTACAGTTCGTATCGGAGTAGCAATACTAGACCTAACAGAGTGATACGATTCCCTAAAACGTTTCAGAAAGGAACCTATGGCAGAAGAGCTTAAAGGACAAGCACCTCTGTTCGGTGGCAGCACTGGCGGCTTACTGAGCAAAGCAGAAACCGAAGAAAAGTACGCCATTACTTGGACTAGCCCCAAGGAACAGGTATTTGAAATGCCGACTGGTGGTGCAGCTGTAATGCGTCAAGGCGACAACTTGCTATACTTAGCCCGCAAGGAACAATGTATCGCTTTGGGCGGTCAGCAACTCCGCGCTAAATTTAAAATCAACAATTACAAGATTTACCGCGTTTTCCCCAACGGCGAAACCGAATACCTGCATCCTGCGGATGGCGTGTTCCCTGAAAAAGTGAACGCAGGTCGTCAATTTAACGGGAAGAAAGACCGCAGTATTGGTCAAAATCCCGAACCTGCAAAACTGAAATTTAGCGGTGTAACTCCTTACAACGCCTAATTAAGCAAAACTGCTTCATAGAAAAGGTGCCGGAGGACAAACGGAAAACCTCCAGGTTTTTAATCTGGTAAATGCTTGGGAATTTAGGTTAATAAACCGACAAAAACCAAGAATCACACAGAAAATTTCTGTAGTGAATGTCCTAATAAATTGGCAATAGTCCATTACCCTTAAATTACTCAAGTCTCGGAAGGGACATTCTTTCCGAGACTTGAGTTATTAATGTTATTGGTCATTTGTGGTTAAAAAAAATTGGTAAATGGGAAAGCGATAATTGGTTTGGTTTTGAGTATACTGACGTTAACAGTATGCTCTTGGAAAGTTATTGCCCAATCAGCTTCAGAAAGATACCCGACAAGTACAGAATTAGTGAGATTGCGGGAAAAGTTGCGATCGCAAATTCGCGCTATAGAAAGAGAGAATGAATTCAAAGATTTTCGCACTTCAGACGATCGACAACGCCACACTTCCTTTATTTCCGCATGGGCAAAAGTCGATCCAATTGTCGCCCCTTTTTTGGGATATTGGTCAGGGTACGAAGAAAGTTTGCTGATCTATCCCAGAAATACAAAAGGTAGTGTTTGTATAGTTTACGAAGGATTAGGAGAAGTTGAATTATATTTTGGCAATGTAATTAATGGACAAATTCGCACCGAGCAGAATGAAAGTATTATTAAAGAGGGAGATTATTTAGCAATAGCCACTGTGAGAAATAATCAAGCAGATATTTTTGTCACACCTCCTTATATGAATCCGAGAATTCCTCTAACAGGGAGTGAATTTATGAATAGGGCGAGCATGAATCGACCAGATATAGCAGAAATGGTAAAAAAATTTAAAGCTTCCGGTTGTCGAGATGGTTTACCATCCAAAAGGTAAAATTATAGAGTTATTCAAAAGTTATGATATTTCCAGATTTTCAGCAATTTTCTGAATTAGCAAAGCAAGGAAATTTTGTTCCAGTTTATCAAGAATGGGTAGCAGATTTAGATACTCCGGTATCAGCTTGGTATCGTGTTTGTGCGGGACAAACTTATAGTTTTTTATTGGAATCTGTAGAAGGCGGCGAAAAAATTGGTCGCTATAGTTTGTTAGGTTGCGATCCTTTGTGGATTTTGGAAGCCAGAGGAGAAAAAACAACCCAAACGTATAGAGATGGGACAAGTATAGTTTTTGAAGGCGATCCTTTTCAAGCTTTAACTTATTGTTTAAAACAGGTTCGTCCGGTCAAATTACCGCAGCTACCGCCGGGAATTGGTGGGTTGTTTGGTTTTTGGGGATATGAGTTAATTAAATGGATGGAACCTCGGGTTCCGATTCATCCTGCATCAGAAACAGATTTGCCTGATGGGTTGTTTATGCAGGTGGATAATCTGTTAATTTTCGATCAGGTGAAACGGAAGATTTGGGCGATCGCATACGCTGATTTAAGAGATCCTGATGTAAATTTAGAAAGTGCTTATCAACAAGCTTGCGATCGCGTTTCCCAATTAGTCAATAAATTACAATCTCCCTTATCCCAACAAAGTACATTAATTGCTTGGAAACCTCCGGGAAATAGTGCCGAAGAAATTACTTATACTAGCAATATTTCCCAAGAAAATTTCTGCGCTAATGTCCAAAAAGCTAAGGATTACATTAAAGCCGGAGATATTTTTCAAGTAGTACTTTCTCAACGATTATCGGCGGAATATACTGGCGATCCCTTTGCGCTTTATCGGTCTTTAAGGTTAATTAATCCTTCACCTTATATGGCTTATTTTAACTTTGGTGATTGGCAAATTATTGGTTCTAGTCCTGAAGTGATGGTAAAGGCGGAACTTGATGCCGAAGGCGCATTAGTGGCAACTTTAAGACCGATTGCCGGGACAAGAAAGCGGGGTCAAACTGTTGCTGAAGATGTGGCTTTAGCGGAAGAATTATTGCAAGATCCCAAGGAAGTTGCCGAGCACGTTATGTTAGTTGACTTGGGTAGGAATGATTTAGGTAGGGTGTGTAAAAGTGGGACGGTTACTGTTGATGAATTGATGGTAATTGAGCGTTATTCTCATGTGATGCACATCGTTAGTAATGTGATTGGAAAGCTGGGGAATAATAAGACAGCTTGGGATTTGTTGAAGGCTTGTTTTCCGGCGGGTACTGTTAGTGGTGCACCGAAAATTCGGGCGATGGAAATTATTTATGAGTTGGAAGGTTGTCGTCGAGGGCCTTATTCTGGGGTTTATGGTTATTATGATTTTGAGGGTCAGTTGAATAGTGCGATCGCTATTAGAACTATGGTGGTTCGTAGTGAGGGAAATGGTAAGCATTCGGTTTCTGTGCAAGCTGGTGCAGGGTTAGTTGCTGATTCTGTTCCTGAGAAGGAATATGAGGAAACTTTGAATAAGGCGCGGGGTTTGTTGGAGGCTATTCGTTGTTTGCGATAATTTTTTTTGAACCGCAAAGGACGCAAAGGACGCAAAGAGAAGAGGTAAAATTTGTTGCTTACATGGAATTTTTTTGAACCGCGAAGACGCGAAGGACGCGAAGGGAAGAGGAAGAAGAAAGGAGAATTGAGAGAGTTTTAATTAGGCTTTTAGTTTTCTGCGATATCTTTTTTTTTGAACCGCAGAGACGCAGAGGACGCAGAGGGAAGAGGAAGAAGGAGAGGGTGTGATGTTGCAGTTTTATATTGTTGATGTGTTTGCTGAGGAAAGGTACGCTGGTAATCAGTTGGCTGTTTTTACAGGGGATGGGGTGGCGCGTCTTTCTGATGAAGAAATGCAGAAGATTGCTAAGGAAATGAATTTTTCGGAAACTACTTTTATTACTTCTAATGAGGCGATCAATGGTGGTTACAATGTGAGGATTTTTACGCCGGGACAGGAGTTACCTTTTGCTGGTCATCCGACTTTGGGAACTGCGTTTATTTTACAGCAGGAAATCATTAAAAGTTCGGTGGAAAGGGTAGTTTTAAATTTAAAGGTAGGACAAATTCCGGTTACGCTAAATTATGCAGGTGAGGCGGTTGAATGGTTGTGGATGCAGCAGAAAACTCCTACTTTTGGTCAGGGGTTTTCGCCAAATCAGCTTGCACCTATTTTGAACTTAGAAGTTGAGGAAATTGATTCTCGGTATCCGATCGAAGAAGTGTCAACAGGTGTACCTTTTATTATTGTACCCTTGAAAAATCACGCCACTTTGAAAAGAATTAAGGTCAACAAAGATAAGTATTTCGAGTTAGTAGAAAAAACAAATGCTAAGGCAATTTTAGTGTTTTGTCCTGAAACAAATAAGCCGGAAAATGACTTGAGTGTGCGAATGTTCGCAGATTATCTAGGTGTAGCAGAAGACCCCGCAACAGGTAGCGCAAATGGTTGTTTAGCTGGCTATTTGGTAGAGTATAATTATTTTGGTGAAAAACCAGTTGACGTAAGAGTTGAGCAAGGTTATGAAATTGGTAGACCTTCCTTACTACTACTAAAATCCCAAAGAAGCAACACAGGAATTGAAGTATTTGTCGGCGGAAAATCCATTATGATAGCCAAAGGAGAATTCGTCTAAAAAAATCATCTGCGTAAAAAAAACCAAGATGATAAACAAAGCTAAAAACTCTCAAGAACATCTGTGTTTATCTGTGTGCATCTGTGGAAATCTGTGGTTAAAAAACCAAAATTTCAACCGAAGCCAAAAACTCGATTAAACATCTGCGTTCATCTGCGTTAATCTGCGGTTTATACAAAAAATGTCCAACCTCCCACCATTAAACACCGAAACAATTTGGTCGATCGTCAACGAAGAAATCGACACCCAAACAGTCAACCAACTACTTTGGTATTACTTAGGCTACCGCTACGACGAAACAACCGGAAAATGGGATAACTCCGCCGTTCCAGATGACTGGAAAAGCGAATATCCCGAACCTCCAGATTTTATCGGTTGTCGTCCTCCAACAGTTAAATTAACTCGTTCAATTCCCCCAGAAAACAAACAGTTATTAAAAGAAAAATTGGGTTTTAAAGGTTATAAAGTTGGGGAATTTAGTCCCGAACAGGCTAGGAGAGCAACCGCAGCTAATTGGTTGTTGAGTTATCTAGAAATTCACGGTAATTAATTAGTTCTAATAACTCATTTATCAACTCAATATTAGCCGCACCAATCAAAGTGGTAGCAGTATAATCAAAAGCTTCGCCTGTCAATTGTTGAAATACTGCACCCGCTTCTTTTGCTATCAAATATCCTGGCATAATATCCCAAATATCGTAGGAATAAACTAAGTAAATATCAGTTTTTCCAGAGGCGAGAGAGGCTAAATCATAACAAGCTGCACCCCACATTTTTAATCTATTAATGTGATTAGCGATCGCACACACTCCCGCCAACCTAACTCGGTTTTTCTCAGCGCGATCGCTTCCCTTACTAAAATCTCCCATCGAAGCGATCGCCTGATTCAAATCCCCACAAGAACTAACATAAATTCTCTCATCATTCAAATAGCTACCTTGATTCACCGCAGCAGAATACATTTCCTCAAGTTCCGGTAAATAAATCACAGCAACTACAGGGTTTTTATTAATTAACAGCGCCATTTGAATCCCATAAATCGGAATTTTTCTCGCATAATTACTCGTTCCATCCAAAGGATCGATTACCCAAGTTCTCTCGTCAGTAATTTCTGCTATATGTGTTTCTTCGGAAATAATGCGATCGTCGGGAAATTTCTGCAATAATTCATCAACTAAAAACTTTTCGATCGCATAATCTGTAGAAGTTACTTCATCAAGTACTCCTTTTTGGTAAACAGTTATTGGATTTTCTCTTCCTTTTATATGTAAGCAAGCAGCTGTTTTGACCAGATTAGTAGCAACTTCTAATTCTGCTGTAAAATTATCAATCATATTTTCATTGATTACCACGATCGCCTATCCAATTTTTTGTCCGTTCTACTGCTTCTAACCATTGCAAAAAGTTATTTGTAACTGATTCAGTATTTCTTGGTTCAAATACTCGATCGATCTGTTTTTGACTCACAAATTGTGTATCATTTTGCCAAACCCCAGAAACTATTCCCGCTGCAATAGCAACTCCCTGAACCGTAGTATCTCGCATTACAGGTCTTTCGACGGGAATTCCTAACACATCTGCTTGAAATTGCATGAGAAAATTATTTTCACACGCACCTCCATCTACTTTTAATTTTTCTACTTGTAATACTCCAGAATTATTAATTGCTTGCACTACTTCTTTAACTTGAAATGCGATCGCTTCCAATACCGATCGCACTAAATGCTGTCTTTTTACACCACCTGTAATTCCAAAAAAAGCACCCCTAGCATTCATATCCCAATGAGGTGCGCCTAAACCACTTAAAGCCGGGACAAAATACACTCCACCATTATCAGATACTTGTTGTGCTAACACTTCGGTTTGAGCAGCATTATCAATTAATCCAATTCCATCACGTAACCATTGAATACAAGCACCTGTGGTGAACATACTTCCTTCAACCGCATAACCAACTTTTGCTTTACTATCAGAATCATTTTGAGTCCAAGCGATCGTTGCAATCAGTTGATTTGGCGAATTAACAATATTATTACCCGTGTGTGCGACTAAAAAACTTCCGGTTCCATAAGTGCATTTGACTAATCCAGGGCGATCGCAACCATGACCAAATAATGATGCTTGCTGATCTCCTAGTATAGCTGTAATTGGAATTTCTACACCTAATAAATCTGGTTTAGTTGCGCCAAAATATCCTAAACTTGGTTGAATTTTTGGTAATATATGCGCCGGAATATTAAACAAATCGAGTAATTTTTTATCCCACTCACGAGTATTGAGATTGTATAGCATGGTGCGACTAGCATTACTATCATCTGTGGCGTGTACTTTTCCGCCTGTCAAGTTCCACAAAATCCAAGAATCAATTGTTCCCGCTAAAACATTATCTAAATTTATCGAAGAAGGTTTAACAACTTCTTCTAATAACCAACTTAACTTAGTAGCAGAAAAATAAGCATCAACGATCAATCCTGTGCGGGCAAAAATTTCCTCAGCGTAACCTTGTTCTTGCAATTTTTGACAGTGAGATGCTGTGCGACGATCTTGCCAAACTATCGCATTATGTAAAGGTTTTCCAGTAGTTCGATCCCATAATAAACAAGTTTCCCTCTGTACTGTAAGTCCAATTGCTTTAATATTTGTCGCTTTAATTTTGGCTTTTTGAATTGCTTTTTGCATCACTGTGCAAGTTGCTTGCCAAATTTCTAAAGGGTTATGTTCTAACCATCCTGGTTGCGGGTAATACTGAGTTAATTCTTGATATGCTTGAGAGACTACGTTACCACTACTATCAAACAGAAATGCACGGTTGCCTGTTGTTCCTAAATCTAGTGCGAGAATATAGCCCGAAGATGCTGTCATTACCTATTCCTTAATTTAAGCAATGGGAGAAATGTTATTAAACTATTTTAAATTTCGC
It contains:
- a CDS encoding photosystem I reaction center subunit II PsaD — its product is MAEELKGQAPLFGGSTGGLLSKAETEEKYAITWTSPKEQVFEMPTGGAAVMRQGDNLLYLARKEQCIALGGQQLRAKFKINNYKIYRVFPNGETEYLHPADGVFPEKVNAGRQFNGKKDRSIGQNPEPAKLKFSGVTPYNA
- a CDS encoding DUF1823 family protein yields the protein MSNLPPLNTETIWSIVNEEIDTQTVNQLLWYYLGYRYDETTGKWDNSAVPDDWKSEYPEPPDFIGCRPPTVKLTRSIPPENKQLLKEKLGFKGYKVGEFSPEQARRATAANWLLSYLEIHGN
- the glpK gene encoding glycerol kinase GlpK, with translation MTASSGYILALDLGTTGNRAFLFDSSGNVVSQAYQELTQYYPQPGWLEHNPLEIWQATCTVMQKAIQKAKIKATNIKAIGLTVQRETCLLWDRTTGKPLHNAIVWQDRRTASHCQKLQEQGYAEEIFARTGLIVDAYFSATKLSWLLEEVVKPSSINLDNVLAGTIDSWILWNLTGGKVHATDDSNASRTMLYNLNTREWDKKLLDLFNIPAHILPKIQPSLGYFGATKPDLLGVEIPITAILGDQQASLFGHGCDRPGLVKCTYGTGSFLVAHTGNNIVNSPNQLIATIAWTQNDSDSKAKVGYAVEGSMFTTGACIQWLRDGIGLIDNAAQTEVLAQQVSDNGGVYFVPALSGLGAPHWDMNARGAFFGITGGVKRQHLVRSVLEAIAFQVKEVVQAINNSGVLQVEKLKVDGGACENNFLMQFQADVLGIPVERPVMRDTTVQGVAIAAGIVSGVWQNDTQFVSQKQIDRVFEPRNTESVTNNFLQWLEAVERTKNWIGDRGNQ
- a CDS encoding inositol monophosphatase family protein codes for the protein MIDNFTAELEVATNLVKTAACLHIKGRENPITVYQKGVLDEVTSTDYAIEKFLVDELLQKFPDDRIISEETHIAEITDERTWVIDPLDGTSNYARKIPIYGIQMALLINKNPVVAVIYLPELEEMYSAAVNQGSYLNDERIYVSSCGDLNQAIASMGDFSKGSDRAEKNRVRLAGVCAIANHINRLKMWGAACYDLASLASGKTDIYLVYSYDIWDIMPGYLIAKEAGAVFQQLTGEAFDYTATTLIGAANIELINELLELINYREFLDNSTTN
- the trpE gene encoding anthranilate synthase component I, producing MIFPDFQQFSELAKQGNFVPVYQEWVADLDTPVSAWYRVCAGQTYSFLLESVEGGEKIGRYSLLGCDPLWILEARGEKTTQTYRDGTSIVFEGDPFQALTYCLKQVRPVKLPQLPPGIGGLFGFWGYELIKWMEPRVPIHPASETDLPDGLFMQVDNLLIFDQVKRKIWAIAYADLRDPDVNLESAYQQACDRVSQLVNKLQSPLSQQSTLIAWKPPGNSAEEITYTSNISQENFCANVQKAKDYIKAGDIFQVVLSQRLSAEYTGDPFALYRSLRLINPSPYMAYFNFGDWQIIGSSPEVMVKAELDAEGALVATLRPIAGTRKRGQTVAEDVALAEELLQDPKEVAEHVMLVDLGRNDLGRVCKSGTVTVDELMVIERYSHVMHIVSNVIGKLGNNKTAWDLLKACFPAGTVSGAPKIRAMEIIYELEGCRRGPYSGVYGYYDFEGQLNSAIAIRTMVVRSEGNGKHSVSVQAGAGLVADSVPEKEYEETLNKARGLLEAIRCLR